The Scleropages formosus chromosome 11, fSclFor1.1, whole genome shotgun sequence genome window below encodes:
- the ric3b gene encoding protein RIC-3 isoform X2: MHRQPLLEGQARRGAKLLNSKAYNPEAVAKTKGGGVGGRGGGKTNLMGQIIPIYGFGIILYIVYILFKITSKGRNVKSDNRFPASKSENLKRKITDYELAQLQEKLKETEEVMESIVSKAGQSPDSIRRVAAEHEEKLLQQLKEITRVMQEGNLVEGASLGVETQEPSYAENWEDDPKETHPRHTGPHCQPTRDTDAPVERDSTLATAKELDEGVRDMVEKVGLDGKLHLPTGPPQRRDAEWLETERAELRGQREKEEGRQCREKEEDAALKAESLSLSWEDHGDTSTQEDMDEVLLIAGSADKENLAEAEITAELGLGGLRNRSKRGMQHPNKS; encoded by the exons ATGCACCGGCAGCCGTTGTTAGAAGGTCAGGCCCGTAGGGGGGCGAAGTTGTTGAACTCCAAGGCTTACAACCCAGAGGCTGTAGCCAAGACcaagggtgggggtgtgggaggCAGGGGAGGGGGCAAGACCAACCTCATGGGGCAGATCATTCCTATTTATGGGTTCGGGATCATCCTCTATATCGTCTACATCCTGTTCAAG ATCACATCTAAGGGAAGAAATGTGAAATCGGACAACAGGTTCCCCGCCTCGAAATCAGAAAACCTGAAGAGAAAAATAA CTGATTATGAGCTCGCACAGCTTcaggagaagctgaaggaaaCAGAGGAGGTGATGGAGAGCATTGTGTCAAAGGCGGGACAGAGCCCTGACAG CATCAGAAGAGTTGCTGCGGAGCACGAGGAGAAGCTCCTGCAACAGCTGAAGGAGATAACCCGTGTGATGCAGGAGGGCAACCTGGTGGAAGGAGCCTCGCTAGGAGTGGAGACTCAAGAGCCCTCATATGCAGAGAACTGGGAAG ACGATCCCAAAGAGACCCACCCTCGGCACACCGGACCTCACTGTCAGCCGACACGTGACACCGATGCCCCTGTGGAGCGCGATAGCACACTGGCCACAGCCAAAGAGCTTGATGAGGGGGTGAGGGATATGGTAGAGAAAGTGGGTCTGGATGGGAAGCTCCACCTGCCCACAGGCCCACCCCAACGCAGGGATGCTGAATGGCTGGAGACAGAAAGGGCAGAACTACGGGGTCAGcgagaaaaagaagaaggaagacAATGTCGCGAGAAGGAAGAGGATGCTGCACTGAAAGCAGAGAGTCTGAGCTTGAGCTGGGAAGACCACGGTGACACCAGTACTCAGGAGGACATGGACGAGGTCCTTCTTATAGCTGGTTCTGCTGACAAAGAGAACCTTGCTGAGGCAGAGATCACCGCAGAACTGGGGTTGGGTGGGCTCAGGAATCGCAGCAAGAGAGGGATGCAGCACCCCAATAAATCATAA
- the ric3b gene encoding protein RIC-3 isoform X1 — protein MSLSTFQKVTLFSCLVLCVSLLLPKILLSRGKKEVGHAEVGPGRFPPVMHRQPLLEGQARRGAKLLNSKAYNPEAVAKTKGGGVGGRGGGKTNLMGQIIPIYGFGIILYIVYILFKITSKGRNVKSDNRFPASKSENLKRKITDYELAQLQEKLKETEEVMESIVSKAGQSPDSIRRVAAEHEEKLLQQLKEITRVMQEGNLVEGASLGVETQEPSYAENWEDDPKETHPRHTGPHCQPTRDTDAPVERDSTLATAKELDEGVRDMVEKVGLDGKLHLPTGPPQRRDAEWLETERAELRGQREKEEGRQCREKEEDAALKAESLSLSWEDHGDTSTQEDMDEVLLIAGSADKENLAEAEITAELGLGGLRNRSKRGMQHPNKS, from the exons ATGTCGTTGTCCACTTTTCAGAAGGTGACGCTCTTCTCCTGTCTCgtcctgtgtgtttctcttctgcTTCCTAAAATTCTGTTGTCTAGAGGCAAAAAGGAAGTGGGGCACGCGGAGG TTGGTCCTGGACGTTTTCCTCCCGTGATGCACCGGCAGCCGTTGTTAGAAGGTCAGGCCCGTAGGGGGGCGAAGTTGTTGAACTCCAAGGCTTACAACCCAGAGGCTGTAGCCAAGACcaagggtgggggtgtgggaggCAGGGGAGGGGGCAAGACCAACCTCATGGGGCAGATCATTCCTATTTATGGGTTCGGGATCATCCTCTATATCGTCTACATCCTGTTCAAG ATCACATCTAAGGGAAGAAATGTGAAATCGGACAACAGGTTCCCCGCCTCGAAATCAGAAAACCTGAAGAGAAAAATAA CTGATTATGAGCTCGCACAGCTTcaggagaagctgaaggaaaCAGAGGAGGTGATGGAGAGCATTGTGTCAAAGGCGGGACAGAGCCCTGACAG CATCAGAAGAGTTGCTGCGGAGCACGAGGAGAAGCTCCTGCAACAGCTGAAGGAGATAACCCGTGTGATGCAGGAGGGCAACCTGGTGGAAGGAGCCTCGCTAGGAGTGGAGACTCAAGAGCCCTCATATGCAGAGAACTGGGAAG ACGATCCCAAAGAGACCCACCCTCGGCACACCGGACCTCACTGTCAGCCGACACGTGACACCGATGCCCCTGTGGAGCGCGATAGCACACTGGCCACAGCCAAAGAGCTTGATGAGGGGGTGAGGGATATGGTAGAGAAAGTGGGTCTGGATGGGAAGCTCCACCTGCCCACAGGCCCACCCCAACGCAGGGATGCTGAATGGCTGGAGACAGAAAGGGCAGAACTACGGGGTCAGcgagaaaaagaagaaggaagacAATGTCGCGAGAAGGAAGAGGATGCTGCACTGAAAGCAGAGAGTCTGAGCTTGAGCTGGGAAGACCACGGTGACACCAGTACTCAGGAGGACATGGACGAGGTCCTTCTTATAGCTGGTTCTGCTGACAAAGAGAACCTTGCTGAGGCAGAGATCACCGCAGAACTGGGGTTGGGTGGGCTCAGGAATCGCAGCAAGAGAGGGATGCAGCACCCCAATAAATCATAA